From Fulvivirga lutea:
GGCTTGAAGCTGCGAAATACTGTGGCTGCAGCAGCAGGTGGCAATCCGGTAGAAATTGAGTATGAAGTGGTAGGTGTAGTGAAGGACTTTCATTACATGTCGCTAAGAGATGAAATAAGCCCATTTGTGATTTTAAGTACAGAATCGCAGGCTTTTGGAGGAGCTGGGTTTTTAACTGCCAGAATTAAAGGTGAGAATATGCAAGATGCATTGGCATCCATTGAAAATAAATGGAAAATGTTTTCTCCGGAAGACCCTTTCAAATACAAATTTTTGGATGATGAATTAGATAAACAGTACAAGTCTGAAGCAAACTCAGGGAAAATATTTGGTCTTTTTGCTGCTTTAGGAATTATCATTGCCTGTGTAGGCCTGTTTGGGCTTGCAGCTTACATGGCCGGACTAAGAACAAAGGAAATAGGAGTGAGAAAGACTTTAGGAGCATCGGTATCGGGTGTGGTGTTATTGCTGTCGAAAGATTTCACTAAACTTATATTAATAGCGCTATTAATTGCTGTACCTGTGAGTTATTATTTTATGAATGAGTGGCTGAGCAATTTTGCCTACAAAACAGGAATAAGTGCACTCACTTTTATAATTTCAGGTGGCCTTGCACTAATTATTGCATGGCTTACTGTGGGTTATCAAACATTAAAAGCGGCTTTGGTAAATCCTGTAAAATCACTTAGAAGCGAATAAAAAGATAATTTCTATCCATCATCAATTGTTGATGATGGATAGAAATTCGTTATCGGCAATGATCCTTTCTACCCATAACCTGTACTGTTCACCAGAAGGATGAAGTCCATCGTCTGCTACTAATTCGGGCTTTTCCAGTCCATCTCTAGAAATATCAGTAATGAAATAGTATTTAATGCCATTTTCTTCAGCAATGCGCTTGTTAATTTCATTATAAGCATCAATCTCATGAGATATCTTGGCTTGGTTTGACTGGCCGAATGGTGTAAAGCCATAGTCAGGAATGGAAACTACAATCACATTATTTTTATTACCACCAGCATAGCCAATGGCGCGATTTAATAATTTTTCAAATTCATCTGGATATTCTTCGATAGGATAACCACGATATTGGTTATTAACTCCTATTAAAAGTGAAACAAGATCAAAGCTTGCATCCAGCTCTTCTTTAACTAAGGCATTACCTAAATCTTGCGTTGTCCAACCTGTTCGGGCGATAATTTTCGTTTCTACAACTAAATTCGAATTGACTTTTGTTATTTCATTAGCCAATTGAACGGGCCATCTTTTATCCTCTGCAACACTTTCGCCTATGGTGTAGGAGTCGCCCAAAGCAAGAAATGCAAATGGTATTTCTTCGTTCTCAACTAAAGAATCAGAATCTGTGGTTTCAGTCTCCAATTCTTGTTCGATTACAGGCCTAGTTTCATCTTCTGAACCTTCAGAACAAGCTAAACCAAAAAGAATGAGACTTGAAAGTATGGTTGTTTTAATCATAGTACCTAAACAATGGAATCATTGATTAGTTAGTTCGATGATGTTTGATGTGCTAATTAGGGCAGATTATTCAAATTAAGTTGTTTATAAATTTCTTCTGCCTGGTTTTCGGTAGCCTCTGTGACCATAACGGTTATAATATATCTTTCTTTGAATCCAACCACTAACTCACTGGTGTTATCTTCCTTCTGGAATGCCAGCCAACCCTGCGCATTGTCGTAAGAAACACCATACGCTTTTTGCTCATCATCTTCATACTTCATTCCAGCACTCCATGCCATAGCAGCACTCGTGTAAAGTGCTGAGGCACCCTGATAATCCATAATGGCAATTTCCAGCTGAGAATCCCCTTTTTCATATCTTGCTGATGCTGTGGAATAGGACATTCCACTCATTTCAAAACTACTTCCTTCAATTTCGTCAACAAGTTGGTAGCCTTTAATGGTAGAGGGTATTGATTTTTGAAGCTCTTTGTAATCAGCGGCTTTTTCTTGTGCTATTACCATCATTCCAAACGACAGCAAAAGCATGGTAGTAAATAATGATTTCATTTTTTAAACTATTTGTGCAATAGTAATTAAAATCTAGTGTTTATACCCTTTAATCGTGTCAATGAAAAATTTCACTTTGTGTGGATCAGTATCTGGGTAAACGCCATGGCCAAGATTAGCAATATGCCTGGTAGGACCAAATTGAACCAGCATTTTTTCCGCCTCTTCTTTAATTCGTTCTTCTGAACTGTAAAGTACGCATGGATCAAAATTCCCTTGAAGTGTCTTGTTTTCACCAATCAATTTTCTTGATTCACGTATATCCATACACCAATCTAATCCTACAGTATTGCAATTAATTTTACCAAACCATTCACGGGCGAAGTAAGCATCTTTGGCAAATACTGTCTTTGGAACTTTATCAACGGCATCACAAATCTGCTGTATATATCTGAGTGAAAACTCTTTGTATAATTCCGGACTCAATATTCCTGCCCAACTATCAAATATCTGAATCAAATTGGCACCTGCTTCCACTTGCCCTTGTAAATAGTTGATGGTACTATTTGTGATCATTTGCAACAACTCATGCGAAAGTTGTGGCTCGGAGTAAAGCATTCTTCTCGCCTTTGAAAATGTTTTACTTCCACCACCTTCAATCATATAGGCAAAAATGGTCCAGGGAGCACCAGCAAATCCGATGACGGGTACTCGACCATCCAACTCCTTTTTGGTTACGCTGATGGCATCTATGGTATATTGAACGTCACTGGCTTCAGCTACTTTCAGTCTCTTTACATCGCTGAGAGACTTAACTGTTTCAGGGAAATGGGGGCCTCGTTTTTCGACCATTTCATACTTGAGACCCATAGCTTCAGGTATAACTAAAATATCACTGAAAATAATGGCTGCATCGACACCTAGAATATCTACAGGCTGAATGGTTACTTCAGCTGCCAACTCAGGGGTTTCTACCAGTTCTTTAAATCCACTAAGCGAATTTCTGACGGCACGATATTCTGGTAAAATTCTACCTGCCTGCCTCATTAGCCAAACAGGAGTTCTTTCTGTTTTTTCACCATTAATTGTGCGGAGAATTAAGTCGTTTTTTAAGGCCATGCACAAAGATAGTAGCCATTTTTATAACGACCTTTTTTTAACCAAATTTGTTTGATGCAGCTTGCTATAAAGTATTTGATCGTCACTTTTTTCACCATCCTTTTTCTACAATGTGATTCATTTCTACAAAGAGAAATTCATCCTAAATACAAAGACTACGATACGTTAAAAGTACCCTACACTTTATATGCTCCAAAATCAAAAGTGAAACTCCATTGGGACTTGGAAGAAGTTTCTGGTCTTTCTTATTACATGGGAGGTCAATTACTGGCCGTAGAGGATGAAACTGGAAATGTATATGTGTTGGATGCTGAAACGGGAGATGTAAATCAAAAAGTTAAGTTTAATAAGGGTGGTGATTATGAAGGGGTGGAATATGATGGTGTTAATGTTTGGGTGATGGAAAGTGATGGAACGTTCTATTCTTTTCAGATTGAAAACAGTGAGGCTGACAATGTTCGAGAGTATAAGAGTGCATTTAGCTCTAAAAACGATCTTGAAGGGCTGGGGTATATTCGTGGAAATCTTCTAGTTGCAGCCAAAGGTGAAGGAACCATTGCAGGAGTAGAAAATAGTGGTAAGGGTGTTTATACTATAAAGAATAATGACCCAGTACCATTTTTATTTATTGAAAGAGATACGTTGGAGAATTACATTAAGGGCCGAGATCATTTTTATGAGATTAGGGATTTTGATCCTTCCGGGATAGCAATTCATCCACTTAATAATGATATTTATATATTGTCGGCTGATCATATATTAGTGGTTTACACCTCGGATTTAAAACTAAAAGAAGTGGTAAAATTAGACGGGGTTTTAATGGAGCAGCCTGAAGGAATATGTTTTTCACCCGAAGGTGTATTATATATTTCCAGCGAAGGGAACGATAGCAGGGGAGAGTTGTTTATTTTTCATTACTTAAGTACATCTTCAAAGGAATAAATATTCATGAAAGCATTTTCAGTAATTTTTTGTGTTTTTCTTGGTGTTTTTACATTCATTCAATCTACCGCACAGAAACAGGTTTCTTATACTTTGTACCTTGTGGGTGATGCGGGTAAAGTTACTGATGGCCAGACAAGCAACTTTCAGGTTATTTCCGAACAGATAAATGGCCAAAACGAGGGCCTTGTTTTTCTTGGTGATAACATTTATCAGCAAGGCATGCCAACTGCTCAAAGTGAGTCAAGGATAGCAGCTGAAGAGGCCATTAATGCTCAGATTGAACTGGCAAAAAAATTCAATGGAAATGCCTATTTTATTCCGGGTAATCACGATTGGGCTCAAGGCCGAAAAATCGGTTGGGATCAGGTGCAGCGTCAAGAAGATTATGTAGAAGACCGATTGGACAGTGCCAATGTGTTTATTCCAAATGATGGCTGTCCCGGGCCTGTGGAGGTGAATCTTTCTGATGAATTATTATTGGTAATTATCGATACGCAATGGTTTCTTCATGGGTGGGATAAACCAACGAATGAAATAGGTGGCTGCGATTTCAATACTCCGCTTGATGTGCTATTGGCACTCGATCAGATATTAGCATTAAATACACACCGAAAAGTAGTCGTGGCAACGCATCATCCAATGTATACCTATGGCGAGCATGGTGGAGTTTTTCCATTCAAACATTTTTTAATGCCACCTGTAGTTGGCGCTTTTTATCCATTTTATCGGGCAGTTTTTGGTAGCGTGCAGGATATACCGAATCCTAAATATAAAGGCATGCGAAATGCCTTGGTAGAAACATTGGAACAATACCCTAATGTTATCCATGTCGCAGGTCATGAACATTCTTTACAATATTCATTCAACAATTCGATCCACTATATAGTCAGTGGTTCTGGCAGCAAGACAACTTATGTGAAGAAAAAAGGCTTTGCCGAGTATGCTGAATCTGTTAATGGCTTTGCTAAGTTGCTGTTCTACTCTGATGGGGAAGTAAAGGTTGAGTATTGGAGGCATGATGGTAGTAAAGCTTTCTCAAAATCTTTGATGAACAAACCGTATGCACCAAAACTTACGGGAGAAGAATTTGCCAAAAAGTACGATTTGGAAGATAGCGTGTATGTGACTCATGCAAGCGACCAGTATGAAGCTGGAAAAGGACATAAACGTCTCTTTGGGGCTAATTACAGAGATGTTTGGCAGCAGGATTTAGAAGTTCCTGTTTTTGATATAGGTACAGAGCATGGCGGGCTAAAGATCGTACAACGAGGTGGTGGGCAGCAAACAAAATCGCTCCGTTTAGAAGCAAAAGACGGTAAACAGTATGTACTTAGGTCCATAGAAAAATTTGCTGCTGGTGCCATCCCTCCTTTTTTGAGAAATACTTTTGCTCAGGATTTGGTGCAAGACCAGATTTCTGCATCGCACCCATATGGCGCATTTGTAGTACCATATCTTGCCGAAGCCGCAGGAATTTATCATACTAACCCACAATTGGTTTTCATCCCGGATGATCCTCGTTTTGGAAAGTACCAGGCAACATTCGCCAACACGTTGGCTCTCTATGAAGAGCGGCCATCCAAAGACTGGTCAGATGCCGACTTTTTTGGAAACTCACCAGATATTGAAAGTACTTCTAAGGTATTGGAGAACCTGCAGGAAGACAATGATCATTATGTGGATCAGAAGTTTGTTGTGAAGTCGAGGTTATTTGATATGATCATTGGTGATTGGGACAGGCACGATGATCAGTGGCGCTGGTCAGAAATTGATGAAGGTAAGGGTAATAGGTATCGTCCAATTCCGCGTGATAGAGATCAGGTATTTTTCGTAAATGAGGGGTTTTTCCCAGGTATTTGGAAACGCAAATGGGCACTGCCAAAGTTTGAAGGCTTCGATGAAGATATTGATTGGCCCTCGGGTCTTTCCTTTAACGCCAGATACTTCGATAGGTCTTTCCTGACCGGATTGGAAAGGGAAGATTGGATTGAAGCTGCTGAACAATTGAAAAGAGATTTAACCGATGAAAAAATTGAATCCGCTATTAAAAAATGGCCTAAACCTATTTATGATTTGCATGGTGAAAGGGTTATCAGAAGACTAAAGGCAAGAAGAGATAATATCACTGAATCTGCCATTAGCCATTATCTTTTTCTTGCCAAAGAAGTGGATGTGGTTGGGAGCGACAAGCATGAGAATTTTGTGGCCACGCGATTACCAAATGGCGATGTGCATGTTCAAGTAAGAAAAATGAAAAAAGATGGTGATAAGAAGCATACCATCTTTGAGCGCACTTTTAAGTATGACGAAACAAAGGAAATCCGACTTTATGCCTTGGGAGGTGATGACGAAATTGAAATTGAGGGTGAAAGTCCTAAAGGAATAAAGATCAGAGTAATTGGTGGTGATGGTGATGATGAACTGGATGATGACTCCAAAGTGGGCGGATTTGGTAAGAAAAATATCTTTTATGACACCAAAGAGGGTAATAAGTTAAAGTTGAACTCAGAAAGTAAAAACAGATTATCTAACAATGAGGATGTTAATAACTATAACCGTAAGGCATTTCAGTATAATGTATTGATGCCATTGCTCACTGGTAATTTTAACCCCGATGACGGTGTTTATCTAGGTGGAGGATTCGTTTACACTAATCATGGTTTTAGAAAAGAGCCATTTAAATCGAAGCACAAAGTATTAGGTAGCTATGCTATAAATACCCAGGCCTATAATTTTAATTACCTGGGACAGTTTACTGATGTTATTCGTAAGTGGGACCTGGAAACAAACGTAAGTTTTTTGGTGCCTAATTTTGTTAATAACTTCTTTGGTTATGGAAATGAATCCAAGTTTGATCAAGATATAGATGAAACCGTTGATGTAAACAGAGCTATTGACTATTATCGACTAAGATTTGAGGAAATATCCTATGAAGTTGGCTTTTTCCGCCCCATTGGTTCTCTCGCCAGAATAGGAATAACTCATGACTTTGTCAGCTGGGAATTAGATCAGGGTGCCAATGAAAATCGCTTTGTAACCGATGTTTTTCTCCCTAATACCAATTTAGAGAACGAGCAAACGGTTAATTACATGGGTGGTGGTTTGAGATTAGATGTTGATACTCGGAAGAATATAAAGAACCCCGTTTCAGGCCTTTTATGGACTAATAAAATCAATACACTCTATGGTATCGATGATGCTACAGATGATTTCCATCAGTATAATACCGAGTTGTCGGTTTATCATAGTTTTAAAATACCCGCTAAGCTCACTTTTGCAGCACGAGTTGGCTGGGGTATTAACTTTGGCGACTATCCATTTTTCAGAGGGCAAACGTTAGGTGGTAGAGAGCAAATAAGAGGGTATCGAAAAACTAGATTTTACGGTGATGAAGCATTTTTCTCCAATGTAGAGGCTCGATTGAAACTGTTTAGTGTGAAAGGCTACATCCTACCGGCTACGGTTGGTATTCTCGGCTTTCATGATGTTGGTAGAGTTTGGGTGGATGGAGAGAACTCAGACAAATGGCATCGTGGCATAGGTGGTGGAATATGGATTGAACCTTTCAACTTAACAGTATTGTCATTCGAAGTAGGCGCATCCGAAGAAGAGACATTGGCTTATGTAAGAATGGGATTCCTATTTTAAAATATTCTTAATATTACTTTAATAATTTATAATTAGAGTTTTCTTATTTATTTGAATTCCTACCGACCAGATTGTTTTAAATAAGGCCTTTGAGCGTTATCTTGTAACTTAGTGTTTAAACATTATTTAGCAATACTGTCTTTTTGTGCTTTGTTAGTTTGCCATTCGGGCAATCTAAGGGGGCAATTCATTAAAATAGATAGCCTAAAATCTTTATTACAAACAGACTTGCCCGACTCACAGCGCGTTAAGATAACGTATACGTTAGGTAGAGAATTGGTTTATGTAGACGATAATGAAGCGATGAAGTTTGCTAAATTATCGGAGCAAATTGCAAAAGAAATTAATAGTGATATTGATCTGGCCTATTCCTACCGTATTCAATCTTCCATTTACGCTGCTCAAGGATTGTTTTCATTATCAACGGAGATGGGACTTAAAGCCAGGCAGATTTTTGAGCAACAAGGCGATTTACAGGGCCTGGCAAATAACCACATCACTATGGGTAACTTATACAGGTTACAAGGCCTGCATTCCAAATCGGCAGAGTATCACAGACTTTCACATAACTATTTTAAAGCAAACGGACCTGAGTACAGATACGCCATAACATGCTTAAATTATGGAGAAGCCCTGTATTATTTGGATAGCCTCGATAAAGCCAAAAAATTACTACATACTTCCATTATTATTAATGATAAAATTGGAAATGAGTTAGCCCAAACATTTTCATTCAAAGCAATGGGTCTAATTTATTCTAAGGAGCAGGATTATGATTCCGCCAAATACTACTTATCAAAAGCGATTGAAATTTCAGATAAACTAGGAAGCAATTCCCAAAAGCAGGCGACACTTGAATCTTTTATTAACCTGGCAAAGATTTATGAAAAAGAAAATAATTTGGAAGAGGAGCTAAAACTTTTGAAAAGAAGTTTAATGTACGCTCAAAATTATAGTCTAAGTAAAGAGCTTTCTAACATTTATTTCAGACTCGTTGAGTTATATATGACTACCAAAAATTATGAATATGCGGAAGAGTATATGAGTAAGTACAGAAGATTATCAGATTCAATGAAATCAGCATCACGGTCAGATATGGAAGGACTAATAGACGCGGCTTATAATTCTTTAAGAACAAATCTTGAAAATGAATATTTATTAAAGGAAAAGCAGATTTCTGAAGATGTTATAGCCTATCAAAAGAAATTGATATTTACTATTGGATTTCTAGCTCTTATAGCTGCCGCTTCAGTCATTTTCGTTCTGATTAGTTTTAGAAAATTAAAGAAATCGAATACCCAACTTGAAATTCAAAAAGAGCAAATAAAGAATAAGTCTGAAGAGTTAGAAGAATTGAATGCTACGAAAGATAAAATGTTTTCTGTGGTATCTCATGACATGCGGAGCCCACTCCACTCACTCTTAGCATTTTCAGATTTGGTGACCAAACATTATGACAGTATGAGCAAAGAAGAAGTAGCTGAAATGATAGGTCAATTAAAAACAAATGTAGACGCAACATTAAAAATGACCGAAAACCTGATTGAGTGGGCAAAACTGCAAATGCAAAATGTTAAAACCGAACCTGTCGAATTCGATTTGAATGGGGTATTGGACGAATTGGTGAGCGTTTTCCAAAGTGTGGCAGAGCAAAAAAATATAGTTTTATCACTTGAGAAATCAGAGAACAGCATAGTGAAGGCTGATAAGGATCAATTGAGTATCATCATCAGAAACTTACTCAATAATGCCATTAAATATACAAACGAACATGGTGAAGTTTCTTTAAGGGGCAGCCAGTCAGAAAATCAAGTATTCTTAACGATAAAGGATACTGGTGAGGGAATGTCGGATGAATTATTAAATAGTCTATTCGAGTTACATGTTAAATCGCGTGTGGGTACAGCAGGGGAAAAAGGAACCGGGTTAGGTCTAGTTCTATGTTATGAATATGCTTCTAAGAACAACGTTAAAATCGAAGTACACAGCAAGGTAAAAGAAGGCACAACCTTTACATTAACCATTCCTAAAGCATAATCAGTTTCATTTATAGAGTTATTGGTTTTAATGATTATAAAACCAGGGAATAGTCGGGCATAATCAACAGATTTGCAGCCATAAATATCAGACTATGAGATTACCACTAATAAAACATATAGTAGAGTTTGTTGATACCCACGATGAGGACTGGATTGTTGAAACTATAGAGTTGCTTGAAAATCTTGCCGAAGCTCCTGGAATGAAAGATGAGGAGATGGAAGTAGTAGGAGAGTTACTTTCTAACCTTTATGGTGCGCTAGAGGTAAGTAAAGACATAAAAAAAGGAACAGATCGCAAAGAAGCGCTCAACGGCTTTATGAAGAGGGTGATGGGTTCTATCAATTAGCAATTGACGATGTACAATTAACAATTAATGGTATCTTATTGTGCATTGTTAATTGAAATTTGCTCATTGTTTCAAGCATACGGATCATTCAACCATTGCCAAAATCTCTTAAAGGGGTTCTTTGTAGTAAGCTTTGTTCTCTGAGGTTTTGAGGCTGCTTCTAACTCTTTTTTCTTTTTTCTCTTTTTAGCAGCCTTTTCCACTTCTTTTTGTTTTGGCTTTATATTTTGCTCGAAGTAGGCTTTTTTCTTTTCTTTTAACTTCTTTTCGCGCTCTTCTTTTTCTTTGCGTCTCTTTTTCTCCTCAAGCTTTTGTTTTTGTTCAAAAGAAAGAGGTTCTCTCTTTCTACGATTGTTCCGCTTATCGAATTTCTTATTTCTTCTAGGGCTTCGTCTATTATCAGAGTTGTCTTCTTCTTCCTTTTTCTCCTGCTTTTCTTGCTTGGGTTTAGGTTCAGGCAGGTCAATTTTACCTACAACTTTAATACCTTCTAGCTTCACCTTTTTAGCCCTCACAACATCAAAAGAAGGAATATTATCTTCCGTAATATCGTCTATGGTAATTTCTTTAATTTCCTTTTTTTCAATTACTGGCTCTTCTTTTGGCTCATCTCGTAGTTCCTCATCAACAGTACTGTCACTTTCCTCGGTAGCTTCAGCTTTTACCTCTTCGTCAGGCTCATCACTTTGCTCCTCTTCTGCTACTTCAGGCTCTAACTTTTTTAGCTCTTCTGGTTCTGTAAATACAGTTACATCAAAATGCTTGTAAAGAGCCGTTACTTGCTCCTCGGTGAGTTTGGAGTTTCCCCCTTCAGGTGTTTCAAATCCCTTTTTTGCCAAAAGTTCATTTATATCCGTCTGTGTAACCCCTAATTTTCTTGCTATTTGCGATAACCTCATTCTGACTGTAGCTAAATAAACCACAAAAATGGTCATTAACTGTTATTTAACACAATCTAACCTTAATTATTATTAGGTTTCGGGGGTATGTACATCAGGTAGGTGAATAACAAAGCAAAGACACTGTAAATACATGCCAAAATTACTATCAGTGCACTTGGATTCTTGTAGGCCAGCTTGACAAACGAGATGGAACCAATCAGACAATGTGCTAAATTTCCTATCACCAAGGGTCTACCGTAAATTCCACCGACTGTTAAATTTTTAGAATGCCAATTAACCAATCCAAAACCAAACATGAGTGAAGCAATTAAGATTGTGTGTATGTCAGATTGAGGGAGGTCAGCTACTTCGGTGATTTCATCTCCCATGAAGAGAAGCGATACGCCTACAAGGCAAAGCAATACTGAATAGGGAGTTATAATATATTTCGCAATCATAAATCCAAACTATTAAATTTTTTACCATGTTTTTTATCAATAATGATTAGTGGCTAACTAAACAGTTAAGCCTGAAATTTTATATTCCAACCATTTAAGCCTTTAGTGTGTCTTAGGGATATAGACTTAAATAAAACAAAAAAAATGAAAAGACTACCATTCATAATAATCATGATGTCATTTTTGGCATTCTCATGTTCAGATGATGATAACCCAAGTGTTTCAAAAGAATCGAAAACTTCTAACTATTCTGGAGACTTGCGATTTGAAGATGCTCTTGAAGATATTCAAGAGGGCAATGGAACATCTGATGAATTTACAATTTATAAAGTGAGTGTAGTGTCGGATAGTCTTCTTGTGGAGGTTGGGTATGCCGGTGGCTGTCAATCGCATGAGTTTGAATTGATTTGGCCTGATGCCATTATAACTATTTACCCTTACGATTTCGGTGTTATTTTAAATCACAATGCGAATGGAGATTTGTGTGAGGCATTTATTCAAGAGACACTGTTTTTTAATTTATCAGATAATCCATTGGGATTAAATGATCAATCGATTCAGGATATGAAGATTACGATTATCAATGGCAGCGACCCTGATAATGCAGTAAGTAATAAAGAATAGGTTTAGTGATGATTGAAAATTGAGCGATAGGCGGACTTTAGTTCGCCTATTTCTTTTTCGTTAAATTCTAAAGGCTGAGTTATTAGTTCTTCGCCCAGCCATGTACAGGGTTGGGAGAAAAATATGTCTTCTTTCAAATCCAGTAGCTCCTTGTATTCTCGATTAATTGGCATCGAAACGGGTAAAATAAAGTCCTTTCGATCTATCCATTCCAGAATGTGCATTACACACTGGGCAATGCCATATTTAGTTGCTGTTTCCGTCTCACGAATTTTTCTAGCTGACAGTTTAAGTTCATTCGAAATATCCTCTAATTCCTTTGCTGAAAAATAATTACTAACTGGCTGGCCATTAATGGATGAAACTGAGTAAACAGGAACCATATTGTCGCCATGCTCACCAAGTACTAATGATTCTACCTCATTGATAGGAACCTTAGCATGCTTCGAAAGGAGGTAGTTCAAACGATAAGTATCTAAACATGTGCCGCTGCCCAATACCATTAATTTATGATCATAATGCTCACTAATCCATTGAGCTACTAACTCTACAGGGTTAGTTACAGCGATAATTACAGTTTCAGCCTTAGGAGTTATTTGGGAGAATATTTCCCCAATTAATTTTTTATTCTCTTTTGCTACACTATTTCTGCTTTGTTCAATCGTATTACTATATCCAGCCGCATAAATGATGTAATCAGAATTATTTAAGGCCTTTTCATTATTAACGATAACGGTATTGTTATTAAAACTACCGGCATGAAACAAATCAAGATATCGACCATCAATTTGAGCAATATCGATCAGGTTGAGAACCGTATTTTGGTATTTCTGTAAAAGCAAACTAACTACGGTGCTACCTACTTCGCCTATGCCAATAACGCTTATAATCATATCAACTTAGCATGTGTGGTAATATACCTTTCAGGGATTTCTCCTTTGGTTGCCGTTTGGTAATCGGAGTAGCTACATGGAATGATGCAATTACGCGCATACTTATCTTTACCTTGTGGGTAAGGCACTTCTAGCCACCATTTTTCACTCAATTTACTCTTATAAAAGTTTAGAGCATCAGGATCCCCCGGCATGGAAACCACGAATTTCAGGTAGTCGTTTGTTTTAAAATTTTGCTCTTTTTTTCTGTGATAATAACCTTCAATAAAATACCAGATCATGGTTGCTACTACTGAAGCTGTCTTTTTTGACTCATCATCTTTGTCAGGATTGTAATCGTAAAACCCTGCTGAGCTAAGTTTTTCGTTAATACCTGCATACCATGTTATCTGGCAGGCTTCTTCGCCTGTTAGACCGAAGGGCTGCGCATTAGCATTGCCTGGAGCATCAGATGATTTGATGGCCGATATATCGAAAGACAGCATATCTGCATTACGAATAATTGGCTCCATTTCAGAAATATTGGAGCGTAAATGGCCAATTCGATAAGCTTCGAAATAAAGTTTTTCTAAAATATTTATTGAACTCTGATCTATTAAATAGCTCTGATACGCCAGATGGCTATAATTGAATAAATAATTAGGTTCATGTAATAATATTTTATGAATGTGTTTGTCACTTTCTGGTTCGCTTACCCCTTCTTCCATATCCAAAAAGGCATCAACATTTAACAAGCTAATCAACTTCTCCATGCCCTCATAAGCCTTGTATTGTCCATAATCAAGATCATGAGAACCGCCAATAA
This genomic window contains:
- a CDS encoding SGNH/GDSL hydrolase family protein translates to MIKTTILSSLILFGLACSEGSEDETRPVIEQELETETTDSDSLVENEEIPFAFLALGDSYTIGESVAEDKRWPVQLANEITKVNSNLVVETKIIARTGWTTQDLGNALVKEELDASFDLVSLLIGVNNQYRGYPIEEYPDEFEKLLNRAIGYAGGNKNNVIVVSIPDYGFTPFGQSNQAKISHEIDAYNEINKRIAEENGIKYYFITDISRDGLEKPELVADDGLHPSGEQYRLWVERIIADNEFLSIINN
- the hemE gene encoding uroporphyrinogen decarboxylase, giving the protein MALKNDLILRTINGEKTERTPVWLMRQAGRILPEYRAVRNSLSGFKELVETPELAAEVTIQPVDILGVDAAIIFSDILVIPEAMGLKYEMVEKRGPHFPETVKSLSDVKRLKVAEASDVQYTIDAISVTKKELDGRVPVIGFAGAPWTIFAYMIEGGGSKTFSKARRMLYSEPQLSHELLQMITNSTINYLQGQVEAGANLIQIFDSWAGILSPELYKEFSLRYIQQICDAVDKVPKTVFAKDAYFAREWFGKINCNTVGLDWCMDIRESRKLIGENKTLQGNFDPCVLYSSEERIKEEAEKMLVQFGPTRHIANLGHGVYPDTDPHKVKFFIDTIKGYKH
- a CDS encoding SdiA-regulated domain-containing protein → MQLAIKYLIVTFFTILFLQCDSFLQREIHPKYKDYDTLKVPYTLYAPKSKVKLHWDLEEVSGLSYYMGGQLLAVEDETGNVYVLDAETGDVNQKVKFNKGGDYEGVEYDGVNVWVMESDGTFYSFQIENSEADNVREYKSAFSSKNDLEGLGYIRGNLLVAAKGEGTIAGVENSGKGVYTIKNNDPVPFLFIERDTLENYIKGRDHFYEIRDFDPSGIAIHPLNNDIYILSADHILVVYTSDLKLKEVVKLDGVLMEQPEGICFSPEGVLYISSEGNDSRGELFIFHYLSTSSKE
- a CDS encoding BamA/TamA family outer membrane protein, which encodes MKAFSVIFCVFLGVFTFIQSTAQKQVSYTLYLVGDAGKVTDGQTSNFQVISEQINGQNEGLVFLGDNIYQQGMPTAQSESRIAAEEAINAQIELAKKFNGNAYFIPGNHDWAQGRKIGWDQVQRQEDYVEDRLDSANVFIPNDGCPGPVEVNLSDELLLVIIDTQWFLHGWDKPTNEIGGCDFNTPLDVLLALDQILALNTHRKVVVATHHPMYTYGEHGGVFPFKHFLMPPVVGAFYPFYRAVFGSVQDIPNPKYKGMRNALVETLEQYPNVIHVAGHEHSLQYSFNNSIHYIVSGSGSKTTYVKKKGFAEYAESVNGFAKLLFYSDGEVKVEYWRHDGSKAFSKSLMNKPYAPKLTGEEFAKKYDLEDSVYVTHASDQYEAGKGHKRLFGANYRDVWQQDLEVPVFDIGTEHGGLKIVQRGGGQQTKSLRLEAKDGKQYVLRSIEKFAAGAIPPFLRNTFAQDLVQDQISASHPYGAFVVPYLAEAAGIYHTNPQLVFIPDDPRFGKYQATFANTLALYEERPSKDWSDADFFGNSPDIESTSKVLENLQEDNDHYVDQKFVVKSRLFDMIIGDWDRHDDQWRWSEIDEGKGNRYRPIPRDRDQVFFVNEGFFPGIWKRKWALPKFEGFDEDIDWPSGLSFNARYFDRSFLTGLEREDWIEAAEQLKRDLTDEKIESAIKKWPKPIYDLHGERVIRRLKARRDNITESAISHYLFLAKEVDVVGSDKHENFVATRLPNGDVHVQVRKMKKDGDKKHTIFERTFKYDETKEIRLYALGGDDEIEIEGESPKGIKIRVIGGDGDDELDDDSKVGGFGKKNIFYDTKEGNKLKLNSESKNRLSNNEDVNNYNRKAFQYNVLMPLLTGNFNPDDGVYLGGGFVYTNHGFRKEPFKSKHKVLGSYAINTQAYNFNYLGQFTDVIRKWDLETNVSFLVPNFVNNFFGYGNESKFDQDIDETVDVNRAIDYYRLRFEEISYEVGFFRPIGSLARIGITHDFVSWELDQGANENRFVTDVFLPNTNLENEQTVNYMGGGLRLDVDTRKNIKNPVSGLLWTNKINTLYGIDDATDDFHQYNTELSVYHSFKIPAKLTFAARVGWGINFGDYPFFRGQTLGGREQIRGYRKTRFYGDEAFFSNVEARLKLFSVKGYILPATVGILGFHDVGRVWVDGENSDKWHRGIGGGIWIEPFNLTVLSFEVGASEEETLAYVRMGFLF